Sequence from the [Clostridium] scindens genome:
TTGAGAGATACTATGTTAAATCTTCGGTATCGCCCTTCGTCTAAATCCAAGCGAGTTTCAACCACATCATTACATTGAAAATCGTCTAATTGTATTGTAAATATACATCTACCTAAGTGTTGAATAAATACTTTCTTCTTTATACATTCCTTTATGTTATATCCTTTTCCTGTATTAAAGAATAAAGTAACATCTAAACATCGGTCTGGATTAATTATATTAAACAAATCATACTTTTGTTTATCTATATTAAAACTCTTGCTAGAATAATTATATTTTTCTTGTATTAACCTTACTTTCTCTCTATCTTGAAAAATTTCATACAAGATTTCTAGTCCTATCAGCCAGTGCGCATGCCCTGGTCCTGTCAAAAACATTTGTGCAAGAGCAAATTCCTCCACCATTTCTCCATTAATAATATACTTTTTACATTCAGGAAAGACATTTAATACTTCATGACTTTCCAACAAGCCTTTATATTCCCTAAGAACAAAGATTTCTTCAGTATGAATTCTCTTTATGTTTTCCATCCTTTCTCCACTAGTATTGGATTCATCTCTATGTTTCCTAAAGCCTACTAATCTTTCTTGTATAATATAAATTTCTGCATACTTACAAAGCCTCACCCATTGAAAAAAATCAGGATACCCGTGTAACCCACTTGATATTATACCATACTTAATATATACTTCCTTTCTTATAAGAACACTAGGATGACATAAACAGTTACGATGATAAAAGAAGTAATGCAACCACTCAAATCTATTTCTATTGGGTTGTTCAAATATATTAAATTCCTGGTCAAATTCTTGTGAATATTCTATTCCCTCATCATCAATAAATTTTACCTTGGTAAAACATGCTGCTATCTCTTTATTATTATCTAACACTCTAATTTGCTTTTCTAACTTCGTATTTTCCCAAATATCATCACTGTGCACTATAGCAATATATTCTCCAGGCAAATTTTCGACTTGATCTTTCAGTCCAGATCCCCCTTGGTTAAATTCATGTCTTATAACTGTAATTCTTTTATCTAATTTTGCATATTTAGTAATTATATTCCAACTATTATCACTCGAACAATCATCAACAATAAATAACTGAAAATCTTTATATGTCTGATTTAAAACACTTTCTATGCATGGGCCTAAAAATCTTTCATGGTTATATGAAGTTAGCCAAATCGTTACTTTTTCCACACTATTATCCTCCAATTTAACATTAATTCTAAATACACACTTAAATCAAGAACTAAGACCAATTATACATCTAATCGGGATTCTCATCAATCATCTTTTATACCATGCCTATTTTTTATTCCTATTAATAAACAAAGGGAGAATCCTCGAAAGTTTTAATGTCTCATTGAAGATTCTCCCCTTATTAAACTAATAACTTAATAATTTTGCCATATAGCCATTTATGATACTGTAACCATATCCTTTTGCCATAGCCCAGCCACAATTAGGATTAGGGTTTTCCTGAATTCCCAGCCATTCTATATATGGCGCGCTACCTTTTTTAACATACTGGTATCTTGGATCCACACACTCGCTATTAAGTCCTGCACTAGATGCATATGCCTTTAAATGTTGCACATGGGCTCTAATTCCAATTTGCACATTTTTAAAACTATTGCCAGGTACACCGTTTCCTGTTGCGCCTAAACCTGCAAAGTTAAATTGTCCTATCTTGACATCCCCAGTATAGCGCAAAAAGTTTGTTTCTTTCATCGCCTGAGAAAAAGCAACTTCAGTCTTTATACCTTCACGCTTACACTCTAAATCGTACAGTTCACAAAAACGTGTAATATTAGGTGCATCCGTGTTTGCATAAAATGCTGGATATTGGGCGTTCGAATTATAATATTTAACCATTTGCTGAACTGTTGTTTCTGTTTCTCCCATTATCATATGGTAAAATGCCGTCTTGCCATTTCTTCCTTCATTCAGTCCAAAATTCATATAATGCCAAACATACAAACTATTGTTTTCACCATATAAATTGCGCAAATCGGCATAGTTGTTTTTATAAATATTTACGCAGAAATCTTCACACCCCTGTCGTCCTTCGGAAATACCGAAATTAACAAAATGCCAGATGGCTCCTAAATCATCATTTTGATAAAGTTTTTTAATATCAGGATATTTATTTATATAGTATTTAAAGTTATAAACGGACGAATAATCCACTCCTTCATACTGAGTTATAGCCCCAATAATTTCAGTAGTACCAATTGCACTTCTGCCCTCATCTTTTCCAAAATTCATATAATGAATATAATAAGACGTCCAATTATTTCCAAAACTCTTTCTCAAATCTGGATATCTATTCCAATAAGAAATCACGTCAAATTCTTTATTTCCTGTCCTCTTTTCTGCCATGCCAAAATAAACAAAATGCGCGATGGCTCCAACATCATCATCAGAATATGCTTTTTTTATATCTGAATACTTCTCTGCATAGTATTCAAAATCATATACTGCTGAATAATCTACTCCATTATATTCTGTAACAGGATTTGTGATCTTTGATACCCCAGTTGCTTTTCTTCCTTCCTTTTTACCAAAATTCATATAATGAGTGTAGTACAAAGACCAATTTTTGCCGAAAGATATCCTTAAATCTTGATATTTATTCCTATAAGATTTAACATCAAAGGTTGATATCGATGCTCTGCCCTCAATGATTCCACAATTAACAAAATGTGCAATAAGTGCATCATAATCCGTCCCATATATCTTTTTT
This genomic interval carries:
- a CDS encoding glycosyltransferase family 2 protein — protein: MEKVTIWLTSYNHERFLGPCIESVLNQTYKDFQLFIVDDCSSDNSWNIITKYAKLDKRITVIRHEFNQGGSGLKDQVENLPGEYIAIVHSDDIWENTKLEKQIRVLDNNKEIAACFTKVKFIDDEGIEYSQEFDQEFNIFEQPNRNRFEWLHYFFYHRNCLCHPSVLIRKEVYIKYGIISSGLHGYPDFFQWVRLCKYAEIYIIQERLVGFRKHRDESNTSGERMENIKRIHTEEIFVLREYKGLLESHEVLNVFPECKKYIINGEMVEEFALAQMFLTGPGHAHWLIGLEILYEIFQDREKVRLIQEKYNYSSKSFNIDKQKYDLFNIINPDRCLDVTLFFNTGKGYNIKECIKKKVFIQHLGRCIFTIQLDDFQCNDVVETRLDLDEGRYRRFNIVSLNNNGKKVDILGSNCIKKEEWDTFYTSDPQYFLSSLEPGELKVEVYTELIELQEIEQYYNNVNQQKSELLSELDKIKESKFWKLYSRVKRLKG